One Comamonas endophytica DNA window includes the following coding sequences:
- a CDS encoding ABC transporter ATP-binding protein yields MTDTAPPFVDFRNVWLAYNDELRAKNHFAVEAIDLQLTRGEFIAIVGPSGCGKSTFMKLATGLRMPSIGRILIDGEPVTGPLKISGMAFQAPSLLPWRTTVENVLLPLEIVEPHRSQFKARRAEYEERARRLLQKVGLAGYEDKFPWQLSGGMQQRASICRALIHEPQLLLLDEPFGALDAFTREELWCILRDLWTEQKFNVILVTHDLRESVFLADTVYVMSKSPGRFVVKREIELPRPRELELTYTKEFSDIVHELRGHIGALRHAAPSTAAAA; encoded by the coding sequence ATGACGGACACCGCTCCTCCCTTTGTCGACTTCCGCAATGTCTGGCTGGCCTACAACGACGAGCTGCGCGCGAAGAACCACTTTGCCGTCGAAGCCATCGACCTGCAGCTCACGCGCGGCGAGTTCATTGCCATCGTCGGGCCCTCGGGCTGCGGCAAGTCGACGTTCATGAAGCTGGCCACGGGCCTGCGCATGCCGTCCATCGGCCGCATCCTGATCGACGGCGAGCCCGTCACCGGCCCGCTGAAGATCTCCGGCATGGCCTTCCAGGCGCCCTCGCTGCTGCCCTGGCGCACCACCGTGGAGAACGTGCTGCTGCCGCTGGAGATCGTCGAGCCGCACCGCAGCCAGTTCAAGGCGCGCCGCGCCGAGTACGAGGAGCGCGCGCGCCGGCTGCTGCAGAAGGTCGGCCTGGCGGGCTATGAAGACAAGTTCCCCTGGCAGCTGTCGGGCGGCATGCAGCAGCGCGCCAGCATCTGCCGCGCGCTGATCCACGAGCCCCAGCTGCTGCTGCTCGACGAGCCTTTCGGCGCGCTCGATGCCTTCACGCGCGAGGAGCTGTGGTGCATCCTGCGCGACCTGTGGACCGAGCAGAAATTCAATGTGATCCTGGTCACGCACGACCTGCGCGAGTCGGTGTTCCTGGCCGACACGGTCTATGTGATGAGCAAGAGCCCGGGGCGTTTCGTCGTCAAGCGCGAGATCGAACTGCCGCGCCCGCGCGAGCTGGAACTGACCTACACCAAGGAATTCAGCGACATCGTGCATGAGCTGCGCGGGCACATTGGCGCGCTGCGCCACGCTGCGCCCAGCACGGCAGCAGCCGCCTGA
- a CDS encoding ABC transporter permease, producing MKVTPRFQRWSPWLLMLAIVILWQVICMAFQVSEFIFPSPWLILTQFIEFAGVIGMHAWRTYWVTMAGFGLAIVVGVLLGFLIGSSRLAYAALYPLMTAFNALPKAAFVPILVVWFGIGAGPAILTAFLISFFPIMVNIATGLATLEPELEDVLRVLGAKRWDVLTKVGLPRSLPYFYGSLKVAITLAFVGTTVSEMTAANEGIGYLLISAGSSMQMGLAFAGLLVVGAMAMAMYELFSWIEKRTTAWAHRGAQNH from the coding sequence ATGAAAGTCACCCCCCGTTTCCAGCGCTGGTCCCCCTGGCTGCTGATGCTGGCCATCGTCATCCTGTGGCAGGTCATCTGCATGGCCTTCCAGGTGTCGGAATTCATCTTTCCCAGCCCCTGGCTGATCCTCACCCAGTTCATCGAGTTCGCCGGCGTGATCGGCATGCACGCCTGGCGCACCTACTGGGTGACCATGGCCGGCTTCGGCCTGGCGATCGTGGTGGGCGTGCTGCTGGGCTTCCTGATCGGCAGCTCGCGATTGGCCTATGCCGCGCTGTACCCGCTGATGACGGCCTTCAACGCGCTGCCCAAGGCGGCGTTCGTGCCGATTCTCGTCGTGTGGTTCGGCATCGGCGCGGGCCCGGCCATCCTCACGGCCTTCCTGATCAGCTTCTTCCCGATCATGGTCAACATCGCCACCGGCCTGGCCACGCTCGAGCCCGAGCTCGAGGACGTGCTGCGCGTGCTGGGCGCCAAGCGCTGGGACGTGCTGACCAAGGTCGGCCTGCCGCGCTCGCTGCCCTACTTCTACGGCTCGCTGAAAGTCGCCATCACGCTGGCCTTCGTCGGCACCACGGTGTCGGAAATGACCGCTGCCAACGAAGGCATCGGCTATCTGCTGATCTCGGCCGGCTCCTCGATGCAGATGGGCCTGGCGTTTGCCGGGCTGCTGGTGGTGGGCGCGATGGCCATGGCCATGTACGAGCTGTTCAGCTGGATCGAGAAGCGCACCACCGCCTGGGCGCACCGCGGCGCGCAGAACCACTGA
- the uraD gene encoding 2-oxo-4-hydroxy-4-carboxy-5-ureidoimidazoline decarboxylase: protein MPLTLEQLNQADPASALALLDGLYEHSPWIAAAALAERPFRSLEHLKHSMAQVLAAASPQAKLELIRAHPELAGKAMVARSLTAESTNEQNRAGLTQCSLEEFTRIQQLNADYNARFGFPFILAVRGPRGQGLRKQEIIDTFARRLQHHPDFEREEALRNIHRIAEIRLNDKFGAEPVLGNDVWDWQEALAEYSDPGFAEKGQLTVTYLTDAHRACAERIAGWMRDCGFDEVGIDAVGNVVGRYHPSSADGRYLLTGSHYDTVRNGGKYDGRLGIVVPMACVRALHRQGRRLPIGIEVVAFSEEEGQRYKATFLASSALIGAFKAEWLEQKDADGITMRAAMLHAGLNPDDIPALRRDPAHYLGFVEVHIEQGPVLTELDLPLGVVTSINGGVRYLCEMTGMASHAGTTPMNRRRDAAVGVAELALYAEQRAARDGDSVATIGQLQVPNGSINVVPGRCLFSLDMRAPTDAQRDALVADILAEMESIAARRGLRSSCERAMAVAAAPSDPGLQQHWERAVEALGLPVFRMPSGAGHDAMKLHEIMPQAMLFVRGLNGGISHNPLESTTANDMQLAVDAFTHVLEQLSQEAP from the coding sequence ATGCCCCTGACGCTGGAACAACTGAACCAGGCCGATCCCGCTTCGGCCCTTGCATTGCTCGACGGCCTGTACGAGCACTCGCCCTGGATTGCCGCGGCGGCGCTGGCCGAGCGGCCCTTCCGCTCGCTGGAGCATCTGAAGCACAGCATGGCCCAGGTGCTGGCGGCCGCGTCGCCGCAGGCGAAGCTGGAACTGATCCGCGCCCACCCCGAGCTGGCGGGCAAGGCCATGGTCGCGCGCAGCCTCACGGCCGAATCGACCAATGAGCAGAACCGCGCCGGGCTCACGCAATGCTCGCTGGAGGAATTCACGCGCATCCAGCAGCTCAATGCCGACTACAACGCGCGCTTCGGCTTTCCCTTCATCCTGGCGGTGCGCGGCCCGCGCGGCCAGGGGCTGCGCAAGCAGGAGATCATCGACACCTTTGCGCGGCGCCTGCAGCACCACCCGGACTTCGAGCGCGAGGAGGCGCTGCGCAATATCCACCGCATCGCCGAGATCCGCCTGAACGACAAGTTCGGCGCCGAGCCCGTGCTGGGCAACGATGTCTGGGACTGGCAGGAAGCGCTGGCCGAATACTCCGACCCTGGCTTTGCCGAAAAGGGCCAGCTCACCGTCACCTATCTCACCGACGCGCACCGCGCCTGCGCCGAGCGCATCGCCGGCTGGATGCGCGACTGCGGCTTCGACGAGGTCGGCATCGACGCCGTGGGCAATGTCGTGGGCCGCTACCACCCCAGCAGCGCGGACGGCCGCTATCTGCTCACCGGCAGCCATTACGACACCGTGCGCAACGGCGGCAAGTACGACGGCCGCCTGGGCATCGTGGTGCCCATGGCCTGCGTGCGCGCGCTGCACCGCCAGGGCCGGCGGCTGCCCATCGGCATCGAGGTCGTGGCGTTCTCCGAGGAGGAAGGCCAGCGCTACAAGGCCACCTTCCTGGCCTCGAGCGCGCTGATCGGTGCCTTCAAAGCCGAATGGCTGGAACAAAAGGATGCCGACGGCATCACCATGCGCGCGGCCATGCTGCACGCGGGCCTGAACCCCGACGACATTCCCGCGCTGCGGCGCGATCCGGCGCACTACCTGGGTTTTGTCGAAGTGCATATCGAACAGGGCCCGGTGCTCACCGAGCTGGACCTGCCGCTGGGCGTCGTCACCTCGATCAACGGCGGCGTGCGCTATCTGTGCGAGATGACCGGCATGGCCAGCCATGCGGGCACCACGCCGATGAACCGTCGGCGCGACGCGGCCGTGGGGGTGGCGGAACTCGCGCTCTATGCCGAGCAGCGCGCCGCGCGCGACGGCGACTCGGTCGCCACCATCGGCCAGCTGCAGGTGCCCAATGGCTCGATCAATGTCGTGCCGGGGCGCTGCCTGTTCAGCCTGGACATGCGCGCCCCCACGGACGCGCAGCGCGATGCGCTGGTGGCCGACATCCTGGCCGAGATGGAGTCCATCGCCGCGCGCCGCGGCCTGCGCAGCAGCTGCGAGCGCGCGATGGCCGTGGCCGCGGCGCCCAGCGATCCGGGCCTGCAGCAGCACTGGGAGCGCGCCGTCGAGGCGCTGGGTCTGCCGGTGTTCCGCATGCCCAGCGGAGCCGGCCACGACGCGATGAAGCTGCATGAAATCATGCCCCAGGCCATGCTGTTCGTGCGCGGCCTCAATGGCGGCATCAGCCACAACCCGCTGGAAAGCACGACGGCCAACGACATGCAGCTGGCGGTCGATGCCTTCACCCATGTTCTCGAACAACTGAGCCAGGAAGCCCCATGA
- a CDS encoding flavin reductase family protein, which translates to MTEIDFTQIDSYARYKLMASLIVPRPIALITTLAEDGTVNAAPFSMFNMVGEDPPIVMVSINKLSDGHLKDTAAHILRSREFVVHIADEAIAEAMHRCGDRLLVTESELVHVGLDAVPSRSVKPPRIAQAPVAFECQLHEVMETDSRYVFIGRVVWLAVRDGLVDTEKWRVSLQDYFPVGRFGASFYVTCRDRFAITAEQTQAAQASTAIDEI; encoded by the coding sequence ATGACCGAGATCGATTTCACCCAGATAGACAGCTACGCCCGCTACAAGCTGATGGCCAGCCTGATCGTGCCGCGCCCGATCGCGCTGATCACCACGCTGGCCGAGGACGGCACCGTCAATGCCGCGCCCTTCAGCATGTTCAACATGGTGGGCGAGGACCCGCCCATCGTCATGGTCAGCATCAACAAGCTCAGCGACGGCCATCTCAAGGACACGGCCGCGCATATCCTGCGCTCGCGCGAATTCGTGGTGCACATCGCCGACGAGGCGATTGCCGAAGCCATGCACCGCTGTGGTGACCGGTTGCTAGTGACAGAGAGCGAATTGGTGCACGTGGGGCTCGACGCCGTGCCTTCGCGCAGCGTCAAGCCGCCGCGCATCGCGCAGGCGCCGGTGGCCTTCGAGTGCCAGCTGCACGAAGTCATGGAAACCGACAGCCGCTATGTGTTCATTGGCCGCGTGGTCTGGCTCGCGGTGCGCGACGGGCTGGTGGACACCGAGAAGTGGCGGGTGTCGCTGCAGGATTATTTTCCCGTGGGGCGCTTCGGGGCGAGCTTCTATGTGACTTGCCGGGACCGGTTTGCGATCACGGCGGAGCAGACCCAGGCAGCGCAGGCGAGTACGGCGATCGATGAGATTTAA
- a CDS encoding NADP-dependent malic enzyme, which yields MTQNLSTAEQALRDAAREYHRSPNKGKISVTPTKPLSNQRDLSLAYSPGVAYPCLDIEADPSLAAEFTARGNLVGVVTNGTAVLGLGDIGPLASKPVMEGKGCLFKKFAGVDVFDIELAERDPDKLIEIIAALEPTLGGINLEDIKAPECFYIEQELSKRMNIPVFHDDQHGTAIISSAALLNGLELVGKEIDKVKIAVSGAGAAAIACVNVMIGLGVKRENVFMCDSKGLIYEGRPGGFDASKAQYAQKTEGRTLADAVNGADVFLGCSAPGVLTAEMVKTMADKPIILALANPEPEIRPELAKAIRPDCIIATGRSDYPNQVNNVLCFPYIFRGALDCGATKITEEMKLACVREIANLAKAEMSDEVAAAYQGQELAFGPDYIIPTPFDVRLILRIAPAVARAAEASGVATRPIADYDAYRESLSRFVYSTSMFMRPVFAAAKQKLQRVAYAEGEDERVLRAVQVAVDDGLALPILIGRPAVIAARIAKAGLRLQPGKDVEVCNPEDDPRFRQYWETYHQLMGRNGVTPENAKAAVRRSNTLIAALMVHLGDADAMLCGLVGRFDGHLEHIESVLGLKDGAPGFATVNALMLESRTLFIADTYINDNPDAELLASIAQMAAEEVQRFGLPPKVAFLSHSNYGTSTRPSALKMRAAREQFAKNVPNVECDGEMHGDAALSPEVRARALLDSPLNGEANVLICPNLDAANILFNVLKTTAAHGTTIGPMLLGCSAAAHVLTPSSTVRRVVNMTALAAAQAQTVHAG from the coding sequence ATGACCCAGAACCTGTCCACCGCCGAGCAAGCCCTGCGCGATGCTGCGCGCGAATACCACCGCAGCCCGAACAAGGGCAAGATCTCGGTGACCCCGACCAAGCCGCTGTCCAACCAGCGCGACCTCTCGCTGGCCTACTCCCCGGGCGTGGCCTATCCCTGCCTGGACATCGAGGCCGATCCCTCGCTGGCCGCCGAGTTCACGGCGCGCGGCAACCTGGTCGGCGTGGTCACCAACGGCACCGCGGTGCTGGGCCTGGGCGACATCGGCCCGCTGGCCAGCAAGCCGGTGATGGAGGGCAAGGGCTGCCTGTTCAAGAAGTTCGCCGGCGTCGACGTGTTCGACATCGAACTGGCCGAGCGCGATCCGGACAAGCTGATCGAGATCATCGCCGCGCTCGAGCCCACGCTCGGCGGCATCAATCTCGAGGACATCAAGGCGCCGGAGTGCTTCTATATTGAGCAGGAGCTGTCCAAGCGCATGAACATTCCGGTGTTCCATGACGACCAGCACGGCACCGCCATCATCTCCAGCGCCGCGCTGCTCAACGGCCTGGAACTGGTGGGCAAGGAGATCGACAAGGTCAAGATCGCGGTGTCGGGCGCCGGCGCCGCGGCCATTGCCTGCGTCAACGTGATGATCGGCCTGGGCGTGAAGCGCGAGAACGTGTTCATGTGCGACTCCAAGGGCCTGATCTACGAAGGCCGCCCCGGCGGCTTCGACGCCTCCAAGGCACAGTACGCGCAGAAGACCGAAGGCCGCACGCTGGCCGACGCCGTCAACGGCGCCGACGTGTTCCTGGGTTGCTCGGCTCCGGGCGTGCTCACGGCCGAGATGGTCAAGACCATGGCCGACAAGCCGATCATCCTGGCGCTGGCCAACCCCGAGCCGGAAATCCGCCCCGAGCTGGCCAAGGCCATCCGCCCCGACTGCATCATCGCCACCGGCCGCTCGGATTATCCGAACCAGGTGAACAACGTGCTGTGCTTCCCCTACATCTTTCGCGGCGCGCTCGATTGCGGCGCGACCAAGATCACCGAGGAGATGAAGCTGGCCTGCGTGCGCGAGATCGCCAACCTGGCCAAGGCCGAGATGAGCGACGAAGTCGCCGCCGCCTACCAGGGCCAGGAGCTGGCCTTCGGCCCCGACTACATCATCCCGACGCCCTTCGACGTGCGCCTGATCCTGCGCATCGCGCCGGCCGTGGCGCGCGCCGCCGAAGCCTCGGGCGTGGCCACGCGCCCGATCGCCGACTACGACGCCTACCGCGAAAGCCTCTCGCGCTTCGTCTACTCGACCAGCATGTTCATGCGCCCGGTGTTTGCCGCCGCCAAGCAGAAGCTGCAGCGCGTGGCGTATGCAGAGGGCGAAGACGAGCGCGTGCTGCGCGCAGTGCAGGTGGCCGTGGACGACGGCCTGGCGCTGCCGATCCTGATCGGCCGCCCCGCCGTCATCGCGGCGCGCATCGCCAAGGCCGGCCTGCGCCTGCAGCCGGGCAAGGACGTCGAGGTCTGCAACCCCGAGGACGACCCGCGCTTCCGCCAGTACTGGGAGACCTACCACCAGCTGATGGGCCGCAACGGCGTCACGCCCGAGAACGCCAAGGCCGCGGTGCGCCGCTCCAACACGCTGATCGCCGCGCTGATGGTGCATCTGGGCGATGCCGATGCGATGCTCTGCGGGCTGGTCGGCCGCTTCGACGGCCACCTCGAGCACATCGAGAGCGTGCTGGGCCTCAAGGACGGCGCGCCGGGCTTCGCCACGGTGAACGCGCTGATGCTGGAAAGCCGCACGCTGTTCATCGCCGACACCTACATCAACGACAACCCCGACGCCGAGCTGCTGGCCAGCATCGCGCAGATGGCGGCCGAGGAAGTGCAGCGCTTCGGCCTGCCGCCGAAGGTGGCCTTCCTGTCGCACTCGAACTACGGCACATCGACACGCCCCTCGGCGCTGAAGATGCGCGCCGCGCGCGAGCAGTTCGCGAAGAACGTGCCGAACGTCGAATGCGACGGCGAGATGCACGGCGACGCCGCGCTGTCGCCCGAAGTGCGCGCCCGTGCGCTGCTCGACAGCCCGCTCAACGGCGAGGCCAACGTGCTGATCTGCCCTAACCTCGACGCGGCGAACATCCTGTTCAACGTGCTCAAGACCACGGCCGCGCATGGCACCACCATCGGCCCGATGCTGCTGGGCTGCTCGGCCGCCGCGCATGTGCTCACGCCTTCGAGCACGGTGCGCCGCGTGGTGAACATGACGGCGCTGGCTGCGGCGCAGGCGCAGACGGTGCACGCTGGTTGA
- a CDS encoding ABC transporter substrate-binding protein: MIKRSFLQTALAVASLTASAWSIAATPALTPLKFQLDWRFEGPAAFFVHPGAKGYFRERGLDVTVEAASGAGAIQRVASGTHDLGFADLAALMEFHANNPDAPIKPVAVMVIYNTTPASVMALKKSGIRTAADLTGRKLGAPVFDAGRRTFPIFAQANGVGEVQWTTMDPPLRETMLVRGDLDAVTGYTFTSLLNLEARGVKREDIVVLPYATHGVKLYGNVIIASPKLIAEKPEALRAFLQAFAKGASEVIADPAAAIASLKARDGLVNTEVEIKRLQLTIETAIDSPGAREEGFGQLRLPRLQLMAEQVAKAYGTKNPVPASAVWNGSFLPPAAALDVLPKK, encoded by the coding sequence GTGATCAAACGCTCCTTCCTGCAGACCGCCCTTGCCGTGGCGTCGCTGACCGCCTCCGCCTGGAGCATCGCCGCAACGCCCGCGCTGACGCCGCTGAAGTTCCAGCTGGACTGGCGCTTCGAAGGCCCGGCGGCCTTCTTCGTGCACCCCGGCGCCAAGGGCTACTTCCGGGAGCGCGGCCTCGACGTGACGGTGGAGGCGGCCAGCGGCGCGGGCGCGATCCAGCGCGTGGCCTCGGGCACCCATGACCTGGGCTTCGCCGATCTCGCGGCACTGATGGAGTTCCACGCCAACAACCCCGATGCGCCGATCAAGCCGGTGGCCGTGATGGTGATCTACAACACCACGCCGGCCTCGGTGATGGCGCTGAAGAAAAGCGGCATCAGGACGGCTGCCGATCTCACGGGCAGGAAGCTCGGCGCGCCGGTGTTCGACGCGGGCCGCCGCACCTTCCCGATCTTCGCGCAGGCCAATGGCGTGGGCGAGGTGCAATGGACCACGATGGACCCGCCGCTGCGCGAGACCATGCTGGTGCGCGGCGACCTCGATGCCGTGACCGGCTACACCTTCACCAGCCTGCTCAACCTGGAGGCGCGCGGCGTCAAGCGCGAAGACATCGTCGTGCTGCCCTATGCCACCCACGGCGTGAAGCTCTACGGCAACGTCATCATTGCCAGCCCCAAGCTGATCGCCGAGAAGCCCGAGGCGCTGCGCGCTTTTCTGCAGGCCTTTGCCAAGGGCGCCAGCGAAGTGATCGCCGATCCCGCGGCCGCGATCGCCTCGCTCAAGGCCAGGGATGGCCTGGTCAACACCGAGGTGGAGATCAAGCGCCTGCAGCTGACCATCGAGACCGCCATCGACAGCCCCGGCGCGCGCGAGGAAGGCTTCGGCCAACTGCGCCTGCCGCGGCTGCAATTGATGGCCGAACAGGTGGCCAAGGCCTACGGCACGAAGAACCCGGTGCCGGCCAGCGCCGTCTGGAACGGCAGCTTCCTGCCCCCGGCCGCCGCGCTCGACGTGCTGCCCAAGAAGTGA
- a CDS encoding M20 family metallopeptidase — protein MSHATTYAALDAWIDQHFDEQVRFLQALVQVPTDTPPGNNAPHAERTAELLQDFGMQAEKHAVPAEEVEAYGMQSITNLIVRRPYGPEGSGRTIALNAHGDVVPPGEGWSRDPYGAQIEDGRLYGRAAAVSKSDFASFTYAVRALEAVARPPKGTVELHFTYDEEFGGELGPGWLLKNQLTKPDLMIAAGFSYEVVTAHNGCLQMEVTVHGKMAHAAVPHTGVDALQAAVALMNALYAENAKYKQITSAVPGITHPYLNIGRIEGGTNTNVVPGKVQLKLDRRMIPEENPQEVEASIRAVMVRAVADFNQLQGLEGEDAVRIDIKRLLLAQAMTPLAGNQPLVDALQQHGEAVFGEKPPAVGTPLYTDVRLYVAHGIPGVIYGAGPRTVLESHAKRADERLELEDLRGATKVIARSLHDLLG, from the coding sequence ATGAGCCACGCCACGACCTACGCCGCACTCGACGCCTGGATCGACCAGCATTTCGACGAGCAGGTGCGGTTCCTGCAGGCGCTGGTGCAGGTGCCCACCGACACCCCGCCCGGCAACAACGCGCCGCATGCCGAGCGCACCGCCGAGCTGCTGCAGGACTTCGGAATGCAGGCCGAGAAGCACGCCGTGCCGGCCGAGGAAGTCGAGGCCTATGGCATGCAGTCGATCACCAATCTGATCGTGCGCCGGCCCTACGGCCCCGAAGGCTCGGGCCGCACGATTGCGCTCAATGCGCATGGCGATGTGGTGCCGCCGGGCGAAGGCTGGAGCCGCGATCCCTATGGCGCGCAGATCGAGGACGGCAGGCTCTATGGCCGCGCCGCCGCTGTCAGCAAGAGCGATTTCGCCAGCTTCACCTATGCGGTGCGCGCGCTGGAGGCCGTGGCCCGGCCGCCCAAGGGCACCGTGGAGCTGCACTTCACCTATGACGAGGAATTCGGCGGCGAACTGGGCCCTGGGTGGCTTTTGAAGAATCAGCTCACCAAACCCGATCTAATGATTGCCGCAGGCTTCAGCTACGAGGTGGTGACGGCGCACAACGGCTGCCTGCAGATGGAAGTCACGGTGCACGGCAAGATGGCGCACGCCGCCGTGCCGCATACCGGCGTCGATGCGCTGCAGGCCGCGGTGGCCTTGATGAACGCGCTGTATGCCGAGAATGCGAAATACAAGCAGATCACGTCTGCCGTGCCAGGCATCACCCATCCCTATCTGAACATCGGGCGCATCGAGGGCGGGACCAATACCAATGTCGTGCCGGGGAAGGTCCAGCTCAAGCTCGACCGGCGCATGATTCCCGAGGAGAACCCGCAGGAAGTCGAGGCCAGCATCCGCGCGGTGATGGTCCGGGCCGTGGCCGATTTCAACCAGTTGCAGGGCCTCGAAGGCGAGGATGCCGTGCGCATCGATATCAAGCGCCTGCTGCTGGCCCAGGCTATGACGCCTCTGGCGGGCAACCAGCCGCTGGTCGACGCGCTGCAGCAGCATGGCGAGGCCGTGTTCGGCGAGAAGCCTCCCGCCGTGGGCACGCCGCTCTATACCGATGTGCGCCTGTATGTCGCACATGGCATTCCCGGCGTGATCTATGGCGCCGGGCCGCGCACGGTGCTGGAATCGCACGCCAAGCGCGCGGACGAGCGCCTGGAGCTTGAGGATCTGCGCGGAGCGACCAAGGTCATTGCGCGCAGCTTGCACGATCTGTTGGGGTAA
- a CDS encoding ABC transporter substrate-binding protein has product MQKRFFLKAGAAALALSCVAAHAADTPIKFQLDWRFEGPAAFFLHPVAKGHFKAEGLDVQVDAGSGSGGAVQRVASGTYDMGFADLASVMEFHANNPDAPNKPVAVMVVYNNTPSSVMALKKSGIKTAADLSGKKLGAPVFDAGRKAFPLFAAANKISNVTWTTMDPPLRETMLVRGDIDAIAGFTFTSLLNLEARGVKPQDVVVMQYADHGVKLYGNVIIASSKLIQENPEAVRKFLRGFAKGAKEVIAKPADAIAAVKARDGIVNVPLETRRLQLAIDTVVNSPDARAEGFGQVNAARLSLMASQVSDVYGTKQRVQPNVVWNGSFLPAAAALDVLPRK; this is encoded by the coding sequence ATGCAAAAGCGTTTCTTCCTGAAGGCCGGCGCGGCCGCCCTGGCCCTGTCGTGCGTTGCCGCCCATGCGGCCGACACGCCGATCAAGTTCCAGCTGGACTGGCGCTTCGAAGGCCCGGCGGCATTCTTCCTGCACCCCGTGGCCAAGGGCCACTTCAAGGCCGAAGGCCTGGACGTGCAGGTCGATGCCGGCAGTGGCTCGGGCGGCGCGGTGCAGCGCGTGGCTTCGGGCACCTACGACATGGGCTTTGCCGACCTGGCGTCGGTGATGGAATTCCACGCCAACAATCCCGATGCGCCGAACAAGCCCGTCGCGGTGATGGTGGTCTACAACAACACGCCATCCTCGGTGATGGCGCTGAAGAAGAGCGGCATCAAGACGGCTGCCGACCTGTCGGGCAAGAAGCTGGGCGCGCCGGTGTTCGATGCCGGGCGCAAGGCCTTCCCGCTATTCGCGGCCGCCAACAAGATCAGCAACGTCACCTGGACGACGATGGATCCGCCGCTGCGCGAGACCATGCTGGTGCGCGGTGACATCGACGCGATCGCCGGCTTCACCTTCACCTCGCTGCTCAACCTCGAGGCGCGCGGCGTCAAGCCCCAGGACGTGGTGGTGATGCAGTACGCCGACCATGGCGTGAAGCTCTACGGCAACGTGATCATCGCCAGCAGCAAGCTGATCCAGGAGAACCCCGAAGCGGTGCGCAAATTCCTGCGCGGCTTCGCCAAGGGCGCCAAGGAAGTGATCGCCAAGCCCGCCGATGCGATCGCCGCCGTCAAGGCGCGCGACGGCATCGTCAACGTGCCGCTGGAAACGCGCCGCCTGCAGCTGGCCATCGACACCGTCGTCAACAGCCCCGACGCGCGCGCCGAAGGCTTCGGCCAGGTCAATGCCGCGCGCCTTTCGCTGATGGCTTCGCAGGTATCGGACGTCTACGGCACCAAGCAGCGCGTGCAGCCCAACGTCGTCTGGAACGGCAGCTTCCTGCCTGCCGCCGCCGCGCTCGACGTCCTGCCGCGCAAGTAA
- the puuE gene encoding allantoinase PuuE encodes MLYDATAPYPRDLVGYGRKPLHAQWPGQARIAVQFVLNYEEGGENSVLHGDPASEQFLSEMFNPAAYPERHMSMEGIYEYGSRAGVWRLLREFEKRGLPLTVFGVASALQRHPDVTQAFVELGHEVACHGLKWIHYQGVPEEIERAHLRQAMEIFQQLFGSRAEHGLGWYTGRDSPNTHRLVADFGGFAYDSDYYGDDLPFWMKVAKSDGSTARQLIVPYTLDCNDMRFALPQGYSHADPFFQYLKDSFDVLYAEGDPEGDNAPKMMSIGMHCRLLGRPGRITALQRFLDHIQQHRNVWVCRRIDIARHWVQAHPCQD; translated from the coding sequence ATGCTGTACGACGCCACCGCCCCCTATCCCCGTGACCTTGTGGGCTACGGCCGCAAGCCGCTCCATGCCCAGTGGCCGGGCCAGGCCCGCATCGCGGTGCAGTTCGTGCTGAACTACGAGGAAGGCGGCGAGAACAGCGTGCTGCATGGCGACCCGGCCAGCGAGCAGTTCCTGTCGGAAATGTTCAATCCCGCCGCCTATCCCGAGCGCCACATGAGCATGGAGGGCATCTACGAATACGGCTCGCGCGCCGGCGTGTGGCGGCTGCTGCGCGAGTTCGAGAAGCGCGGCCTGCCTTTGACGGTGTTCGGCGTGGCCAGCGCGCTGCAGCGCCACCCGGACGTGACCCAGGCCTTTGTCGAATTGGGCCACGAGGTGGCCTGCCACGGCCTCAAGTGGATCCACTACCAGGGCGTGCCCGAGGAGATCGAGCGTGCCCATCTGCGGCAGGCGATGGAGATCTTCCAGCAGCTGTTCGGCAGCCGCGCCGAACACGGCCTGGGCTGGTACACCGGGCGCGACAGCCCCAACACCCACCGCCTGGTGGCCGATTTCGGCGGCTTTGCCTACGACAGCGACTACTACGGCGACGACCTGCCGTTCTGGATGAAAGTCGCCAAAAGCGACGGCAGCACGGCGCGCCAGCTGATCGTGCCCTACACGCTGGACTGCAACGACATGCGCTTTGCGCTGCCCCAGGGCTACTCGCATGCCGACCCGTTCTTCCAATACCTCAAGGACAGCTTCGACGTGCTCTATGCCGAAGGCGACCCCGAGGGCGACAACGCGCCGAAGATGATGAGCATCGGCATGCACTGCCGGCTGCTGGGCCGCCCCGGGCGCATCACGGCGCTGCAGCGCTTTCTCGACCATATACAGCAGCACCGGAACGTCTGGGTCTGCCGCCGCATCGACATCGCCCGCCACTGGGTCCAGGCCCACCCTTGCCAAGATTGA